Within Pseudobacteroides sp., the genomic segment GGGCCAGGGGAAGCAGCGGCATCAAATGCAAAGGTTAATTATGCTTCCTTTAAACTTGACGGCTGCGATTTCTCAGCAATGGACAATGCTTTTGACGCGGAATTCAATTTTAATGAAGCATTTTCATTCATAATAAACTGTAAAGATCAAACAGAAATTGATTACTTCTGGGACAAGCTTTCTGCAGTGCCTGAAGCAGAGCAATGCGGATGGATTAAGGACAAATTCGGAGTCTCATGGCAGATTGTTCCCGAAAACATGGATCAAATGCTATATAGCGGCTCAAAAGATGAAATCCAGAGAATCACTGAAGCTTTCCTAAAAATGAAAAAATTTGATTTGGAGGCACTGGAGAAGGCACGTTTAGGAAATGGATAGGAGGGAAAAGCTATGGGAAATAGTAGAATAACGATAGAAACAATCGTCAACAGGCCTATAGAAAAAGTATGGGAATCATGGACATTGCCACAGCATATTATGGCATGGAACAATGCTTCCGAAGATTGGTATACGCCATCGGCAGAAAATGACCTAAGGGTAGGCGGAAAATTCAATTATAAAATGGCCGCACGGGATGGAAGCTATAGCTTTGACTTTTGCGGTGTTTATGATGAAGTAGTTTCTGGCAAGAAGATTGTTTATACAATTGTGGATGGCAGAAAAGTAGTAATTGACTTTACTGATGTAAATGGAGGTGTTAAAGTGGTTGAGACCTTTGAAGCCGAGGAAACCAACCCTATTGAAATTCAAAGATCCGGCTGGCAGGCTATTCTTGATAATTTTAAAAGATATACAGAAACATTTTAAACCACATTATCTGTTTTAATCTATACAAATCA encodes:
- a CDS encoding SRPBCC family protein, yielding MGNSRITIETIVNRPIEKVWESWTLPQHIMAWNNASEDWYTPSAENDLRVGGKFNYKMAARDGSYSFDFCGVYDEVVSGKKIVYTIVDGRKVVIDFTDVNGGVKVVETFEAEETNPIEIQRSGWQAILDNFKRYTETF